A single Vulpes vulpes isolate BD-2025 chromosome 16, VulVul3, whole genome shotgun sequence DNA region contains:
- the OXER1 gene encoding oxoeicosanoid receptor 1 isoform X2 has protein sequence MESHNLSSSSPLLSLPPSTLPASLPPSRPPLLSSTPSAFTTDLGAPGEALGSCLPASSHMVSAFLAPILGVEFVLGLLGNSLALFIFCFHTRPWTSNTVFLVSLVVADFLLIINLPLRVDYYFLHEHWRFGATICKLNLFMLSTNRSASVVFLTAIALNRYLKVVWPHHVLSQASVWAAAKVAAGLWGSILLLNGHLLLAAYTDHSCLSYRLGAKPSASVRWHQALFLLEFFLPLALILFAIVSIGLTIWRRSLGGQAGPQRAVRMLAVVVAVYTVCFLPSIIFGLASMVAFRLRACHALAVCTQLFHGSLAFTYLNSVLDPVLYCFSSPSFLRQTRALLGLSQGWQGPASDESSYQPSTRRWGTSRKAKATNKLREEVSLEGPLE, from the coding sequence TTCTGCCTTCACCACAGACTTGGGGGCCCCCGGAGAGGCCTTGGgttcctgcctcccagcctcctcccacaTGGTGTCTGCCTTCCTGGCGCCAATCCTGGGTGTGGAGTTTGTCCTGGGCCTGCTGGGCAACAGCTTGGctctcttcatcttctgcttCCACACGCGGCCCTGGACTTCCAACACGGTGTTCCTGGTCAGCCTGGTCGTTGCTGACTTTCTCCTGATCATCAACCTGCCCCTGCGCGTGGACTACTACTTCCTGCACGAGCACTGGCGCTTCGGAGCCACCATCTGCAAGCTCAACCTCTTCATGCTGTCCACCAACCGCTCGGCCAGCGTGGTCTTCCTCACGGCCATCGCCCTCAACCGCTACCTGAAGGTGGTGTGGCCCCACCACGTGCTGAGCCAGGCGTCCGTGTGGGCTGCCGCCAAGGTGGCCGCGGGGCTCTGGGGGAGCATCCTGCTCCTCAACGGGCACCTGCTCCTGGCCGCCTACACCGACCACTCCTGCCTCAGTTACCGGCTGGGAGCAAAGCCCTCGGCCTCAGTCCGCTGGCACCAGGCACTGTTCCTGTTGGAATTCTTCCTGCCCCTGGCGCTCATCCTCTTTGCCATCGTGAGCATCGGGCTTACCATCTGGCGCCGCAGCCTGGGTGGCCAGGCGGGCCCGCAGAGAGCCGTGCGCATGCTGGCCGTGGTGGTGGCTGTCTACACCGTCTGCTTCTTGCCCAGCATCATCTTCGGCTTGGCTTCCATGGTGGCCTTCCGCCTGCGTGCCTGCCACGCCCTGGCCGTGTGCACACAGCTCTTCCATGGCTCCCTGGCCTTCACCTACCTCAACAGTGTCCTGGATCCTGTGCTCTACTGCTTCTCCAGCCCCAGCTTCCTCCGCCAGACCCGGGCCCTGCTGGGCCTCTCCCAGGGCTGGCAGGGCCCAGCAAGTGACGAGAGCTCCTACCAGCCCTCCACCCGGCGCTGGGGGACCTCCAGGAAGGCGAAGGCTACGAACAAGCTACGGGAGGAGGTCTCGCTGGAGGGCCCACTAGAGTAA